The following proteins are encoded in a genomic region of Enterocloster clostridioformis:
- the rlmD gene encoding 23S rRNA (uracil(1939)-C(5))-methyltransferase RlmD, with translation MEKNQEFIVTIEDMNEDGAGVGKVDGYIWFVKDAVIGDVVRAKAMKIKKSYGFARLMEVLEPSVSRVIPSCPVARQCGGCQLQAMSYEEQLKFKERKVMNNLVRIGKFAEDEIHMLPIMGMEEPWRYRNKAQFPFGKDKDGNVIAGFYAGRTHAIVEAEDCLLGVEENREILDIVKQFMREMKIEPYDEISHKGLVRHVLIRKGFKTGEIMVCLVINGKKLPGKERLVEMLTGGDGKDRKGQGVSEQGTKGLEVKEQETSENEAKGYISNRHVNRNGIKGMASISYSVNQERTNVIMGKEIVNLYGPGFITDYIGNVKYQISPLSFYQVNPVQTERLYGTALEYAGLTGNEIVWDLYCGIGTISLFLAQKAKKVYGVEIVPQAIEDARRNAEINGIDNAEFFVGKAEEVLPEQFEKNHVQADVIVVDPPRKGCDAVCLDTILKMRPERVVYVSCDSATLARDLRYLADGGYVVERGRCCDMFPGTVHCEVCVELCRK, from the coding sequence ATGGAAAAGAATCAGGAATTTATTGTGACAATAGAGGATATGAATGAGGACGGAGCAGGCGTGGGAAAAGTGGATGGCTACATCTGGTTTGTCAAGGATGCGGTGATTGGCGATGTGGTGCGGGCAAAGGCCATGAAGATAAAGAAATCATATGGATTTGCCAGGCTCATGGAAGTTCTGGAACCGTCAGTTTCCCGTGTCATTCCGTCATGTCCGGTAGCAAGGCAATGTGGTGGCTGTCAGCTTCAGGCCATGAGTTATGAAGAACAGCTGAAATTTAAAGAGCGGAAGGTGATGAATAATCTGGTTCGTATAGGCAAATTTGCTGAGGATGAGATTCATATGCTTCCTATCATGGGGATGGAGGAGCCCTGGAGATACAGGAACAAGGCCCAGTTCCCCTTTGGAAAGGATAAGGACGGAAATGTAATTGCCGGATTCTATGCAGGGCGGACACATGCCATTGTTGAAGCAGAGGACTGCCTGCTGGGAGTTGAGGAAAACAGGGAGATTCTGGATATTGTAAAGCAGTTTATGAGGGAAATGAAGATTGAGCCCTATGATGAGATTTCACATAAGGGATTGGTGAGGCATGTCCTGATTCGGAAGGGATTTAAGACAGGTGAAATAATGGTATGTCTGGTGATAAATGGTAAAAAGCTTCCCGGAAAGGAGCGTTTGGTGGAGATGCTGACCGGTGGGGATGGGAAGGATAGAAAGGGACAGGGAGTAAGTGAGCAGGGAACAAAGGGGCTGGAAGTAAAAGAGCAGGAGACAAGTGAGAATGAAGCAAAAGGGTATATATCAAACAGGCATGTAAACAGGAATGGAATTAAAGGTATGGCCAGTATTTCTTATAGCGTGAATCAGGAAAGAACGAATGTAATTATGGGGAAGGAGATTGTGAATCTATATGGCCCTGGATTTATAACAGATTATATTGGAAATGTGAAATATCAGATATCGCCACTTTCATTTTATCAGGTGAATCCTGTTCAGACAGAACGGCTTTATGGGACAGCGCTGGAGTATGCCGGACTTACGGGGAATGAGATTGTTTGGGATTTGTATTGCGGAATCGGCACTATTTCATTATTCCTGGCACAGAAGGCTAAGAAAGTATATGGCGTGGAGATTGTACCCCAGGCCATAGAGGATGCCAGGAGAAATGCAGAGATAAACGGTATTGATAATGCAGAGTTTTTTGTGGGAAAGGCCGAGGAAGTACTGCCGGAACAGTTTGAAAAGAATCATGTCCAGGCGGACGTGATTGTGGTGGACCCACCAAGAAAAGGATGCGATGCGGTTTGTCTGGATACCATACTTAAAATGAGACCGGAACGGGTGGTTTATGTCAGCTGCGACTCGGCTACGCTGGCCAGGGATTTGAGGTATTTGGCAGATGGGGGGTATGTGGTGGAGAGGGGGAGGTGTTGTGATATGTTTCCGGGGACGGTGCACTGTGAAGTCTGCGTGGAATTATGTCGAAAATAG
- a CDS encoding 3'-5' exoribonuclease YhaM family protein — translation MRYIGTFREGMHIADVYLCKNKQIALTKNGKEYGNLVMQDKTGTIDAKIWDLGSPGVGEFETMDYVRVEADVTLFQNSFQLNVRRIRRAQEGEYVEADYLPMSKKDIKKMYEELLGYIRSVKNPYLQKLLCGYFVENAAFAKAFQFHSAAKTVHHGFVGGLLEHTLSVTKLCDYYAGYYPMINRDLLLTAAIFHDIGKTRELSRFPENDYTDDGQLLGHIIIGTEMVGESIRSIPGFPEKLATELKHCILAHHGELEYGSPKKPALLEALALNFADNTDAKMETMIEALQSGGENKGWLGYNRLLESNIRKTTE, via the coding sequence ATGAGATATATCGGCACCTTCAGGGAAGGTATGCACATTGCAGATGTGTACCTGTGCAAGAACAAGCAGATTGCCCTCACGAAGAATGGCAAGGAATACGGCAATCTGGTAATGCAGGACAAGACAGGTACCATTGACGCCAAGATATGGGATTTGGGTTCTCCGGGAGTCGGGGAATTTGAGACCATGGATTACGTTCGTGTAGAGGCGGATGTGACTCTGTTCCAGAACTCCTTCCAGCTGAATGTGCGCCGGATTCGCAGGGCCCAGGAGGGAGAGTATGTGGAGGCGGATTACCTGCCGATGTCAAAGAAGGATATAAAGAAAATGTATGAGGAGCTGCTGGGATACATAAGAAGTGTGAAGAATCCCTATCTTCAGAAGCTGCTGTGCGGCTATTTTGTGGAGAACGCGGCTTTTGCGAAAGCGTTCCAGTTCCATTCCGCAGCCAAGACCGTGCATCACGGATTCGTGGGCGGCCTGTTGGAACACACGCTCAGCGTGACAAAGCTGTGTGATTACTATGCCGGATATTACCCGATGATTAATCGTGATTTGCTGCTGACAGCTGCTATCTTCCACGATATTGGTAAGACCAGGGAACTTTCACGCTTTCCGGAGAATGATTATACTGACGATGGACAGCTTCTGGGCCATATTATCATCGGTACTGAGATGGTGGGTGAAAGTATCCGCTCTATACCGGGATTTCCGGAGAAGCTGGCTACAGAGCTTAAACACTGTATTCTGGCCCATCACGGGGAATTAGAGTACGGCTCACCCAAGAAGCCGGCGCTTTTGGAGGCATTGGCCCTTAACTTTGCCGATAACACAGATGCCAAGATGGAGACCATGATAGAGGCGCTGCAGTCCGGCGGGGAGAATAAAGGATGGCTGGGGTACAACCGGCTGCTGGAGTCTAATATCAGGAAGACAACGGAATAG
- a CDS encoding S1C family serine protease, with product MADKRADQHRDLDRQEQTPDKSHRFINEKIIRQPMTRRQIARKILLTIFCAVLFGVLSAICFVVSRPVAERILGQETPEESSQITIPKDEPETTAPVVMETEPTEPAMTEAVDEMVRSEMEKYRYSIDDLNKLYSNLRTIASDADDSLVVVHSIQHEKDWFDNPIETSGQFSGVVIARTRTEILVLTPDKAVEAADSIEVAFPDGTMMAGIVKQSDTIMGLSVVSVDAAQMDSEQFKKVEAINLGNSYGVKQGDMVVAIGAPAGIVHSSDYGNISYVARNVHTVDGSSRVFYTSASGDAEAGTFLLNTSGELIGWVTDKYDEDGVCRMTTVVAISDYKGILEMMSNGIPAPYFGIKGQEVSQAMADSGMPSGIYVIAAVTDGPAYNAGIQPGDIITWMNGEKVGSLKDFQNQVESLHAGDKIKVAVLRNGKDEYKEIEFSVTVGAR from the coding sequence ATGGCGGATAAACGTGCTGACCAGCATAGAGATTTAGACCGGCAGGAGCAGACTCCGGACAAGTCTCATCGTTTTATTAATGAGAAGATTATCCGGCAGCCCATGACCAGACGGCAGATTGCCCGGAAAATCCTGTTGACCATTTTTTGTGCCGTTCTGTTTGGCGTGTTGTCGGCCATTTGTTTTGTTGTGAGCAGACCTGTGGCTGAGAGAATTTTAGGTCAGGAGACTCCTGAGGAGAGCAGCCAGATTACCATACCAAAGGATGAACCGGAAACCACGGCACCTGTGGTGATGGAGACTGAGCCCACAGAACCGGCCATGACCGAGGCAGTGGATGAGATGGTACGCTCCGAGATGGAGAAATACCGTTATTCCATTGATGATTTGAATAAACTGTACAGCAACCTGCGCACCATTGCCAGTGACGCGGATGACAGTCTGGTGGTGGTCCATTCCATTCAGCATGAAAAAGACTGGTTTGACAATCCCATCGAGACATCAGGACAGTTCTCCGGAGTGGTCATAGCCAGGACCCGCACTGAGATTCTGGTTCTCACGCCGGACAAGGCCGTGGAGGCAGCTGATTCCATTGAGGTGGCGTTCCCGGACGGAACCATGATGGCCGGAATAGTGAAGCAGAGCGATACCATTATGGGACTGTCCGTGGTAAGCGTGGACGCGGCCCAGATGGACAGCGAGCAGTTTAAGAAGGTGGAGGCCATCAATCTGGGCAACTCTTACGGGGTAAAGCAGGGCGACATGGTGGTGGCCATCGGCGCGCCGGCAGGTATTGTCCACTCCAGCGATTATGGAAATATATCCTATGTGGCGCGCAATGTCCATACGGTGGACGGCAGCTCCAGGGTGTTCTATACCAGCGCCAGCGGAGACGCGGAGGCGGGGACATTTCTGCTGAACACTTCGGGTGAGCTCATCGGATGGGTCACGGACAAGTACGACGAGGATGGCGTGTGCAGGATGACCACGGTGGTGGCCATATCTGATTATAAAGGCATATTGGAGATGATGAGCAACGGTATTCCGGCTCCGTATTTCGGCATTAAGGGACAGGAAGTAAGCCAGGCCATGGCGGACAGCGGAATGCCTTCCGGTATCTATGTGATAGCGGCAGTGACAGACGGCCCCGCATATAACGCAGGCATACAGCCAGGGGATATCATCACATGGATGAACGGCGAGAAGGTGGGAAGCCTGAAGGATTTCCAGAACCAGGTGGAAAGCTTGCACGCAGGAGATAAGATTAAGGTGGCGGTCCTGAGAAACGGTAAGGATGAATATAAGGAAATTGAGTTTTCAGTGACGGTTGGAGCCAGGTAG
- a CDS encoding endonuclease MutS2 — MNQKALKTLEYDKIINQLTEYAASPLGKALCQSLSPSSDLEEVRTWQAQTTDAVTRIRLKGSVSFSGIRDIGDSLKRLDIGSSLSIPELLSISSLLTVAARAKAYGRHDADEDGRGSGESQDDFDSLEPLFAGLEPLTPLNNEIKRCILSEDEVADDASPGLSHVRRSMKVTADRIHTQLNSILNSCRSYLQDAVITMRDGRYCLPVKSEYKNQVSGMVHDQSATGSTLFIEPMAIIRLNNEMRELEIQEQKEIEAVLASLSNQAAPYTEELRMDMELLAQLDFIFAKAGLARHYKCSAPVFNDKGYIHIKDGRHPLLNPQSVVPINVWLGREFDLLIVTGPNTGGKTVSLKTVGLFTLMGQSGLHIPAWEGSELAVFDQVFADIGDEQSIEQSLSTFSAHMTNIVRILNEADSRSLCLFDELGAGTDPTEGAALAIAILSFLHNMKCRTMATTHYSELKVFALSTPGVENACCEFNVETLQPTYRLLIGIPGKSNAFAISQKLGLPGYIIDDAKSHLEAKDESFEDLLTSLESSRLTIEKEQAEINAYKDEIASLKTRLTQKEERLDERKDKILKNATEEAQRILREAKETADQTIKQINKLAASSGVGKELEAERARLRDQLKKTNEKLAVKPKGPSQPISPKKLKIGDGVKVLSMNLKGTVSTLPNARGDLYVQMGILRSLVNIRDLELLNEKDISATLGDGSSISYGGKTARGKGSGSSQIKMSKSSTVSAEVNLIGMTVDEAVPAMEKYLDDAYLAHLQTVRVVHGRGTGALKNAVHKRLRQLKYVKEFRLGQFGEGDSGVTVVTFK, encoded by the coding sequence ATGAATCAGAAAGCGTTAAAAACTTTAGAATATGATAAAATCATAAACCAGCTCACAGAATATGCGGCTTCTCCTCTCGGGAAAGCCCTCTGCCAGAGCCTCTCCCCTTCCTCTGATTTGGAAGAGGTGCGCACCTGGCAGGCACAGACTACGGATGCAGTGACACGGATCCGTCTTAAAGGTTCCGTGTCATTTTCAGGTATCAGGGATATCGGAGATTCCCTGAAGCGCCTGGATATCGGCAGTTCCTTAAGCATACCCGAACTGCTCTCCATAAGCTCTCTCCTGACCGTGGCAGCCAGAGCCAAGGCCTACGGACGTCATGACGCAGACGAGGACGGAAGGGGAAGCGGCGAATCCCAGGATGACTTCGACTCTCTTGAGCCCCTGTTCGCGGGTCTGGAGCCCCTGACTCCTCTGAACAACGAAATCAAACGCTGCATCCTCTCTGAGGACGAGGTTGCGGATGATGCCAGTCCGGGATTATCCCATGTGCGCCGTTCCATGAAGGTGACGGCCGACCGCATCCACACCCAGCTGAACTCCATCCTCAACTCCTGCCGTTCCTATCTTCAGGACGCGGTTATCACCATGAGGGACGGGCGTTACTGCCTGCCTGTAAAGTCAGAGTACAAAAACCAGGTATCGGGAATGGTTCACGACCAGTCAGCCACGGGTTCCACCCTTTTCATCGAGCCCATGGCCATCATCAGGCTGAACAATGAGATGCGGGAACTGGAGATACAGGAGCAAAAGGAAATTGAAGCGGTTTTGGCCTCCCTGAGCAACCAGGCGGCTCCCTATACAGAGGAGCTTCGTATGGACATGGAGCTGCTGGCGCAGCTGGACTTTATTTTTGCCAAGGCCGGCCTGGCCCGCCATTATAAATGCAGCGCGCCTGTGTTCAATGACAAAGGCTATATCCATATCAAGGACGGGCGCCATCCCCTTTTGAACCCCCAGTCCGTTGTCCCTATCAACGTATGGCTGGGCAGGGAGTTCGACCTGCTGATTGTAACCGGCCCAAATACGGGCGGCAAAACCGTGTCCTTAAAAACAGTGGGCCTGTTTACCCTTATGGGACAGTCCGGGCTTCACATCCCTGCGTGGGAGGGGTCGGAGCTGGCTGTGTTTGACCAGGTATTCGCGGACATTGGGGATGAACAGAGCATTGAACAGAGCTTAAGTACCTTTTCCGCCCATATGACTAATATTGTGCGCATTTTAAATGAAGCCGATTCCCGGTCTCTCTGTCTTTTTGACGAGCTGGGCGCGGGTACGGACCCCACAGAGGGAGCGGCCCTGGCCATTGCCATCCTTTCCTTCCTGCACAACATGAAGTGCCGCACCATGGCCACCACCCATTACAGCGAACTGAAGGTATTTGCTCTCAGCACGCCCGGAGTGGAAAACGCATGCTGCGAATTCAATGTGGAAACTCTGCAGCCCACGTACCGGTTACTCATCGGTATTCCCGGCAAGAGCAATGCCTTTGCCATTTCCCAGAAGCTGGGGCTGCCCGGATATATCATTGACGACGCAAAATCCCATCTGGAGGCCAAGGATGAGTCCTTCGAGGACCTGTTAACCAGTCTGGAATCCAGCCGGCTGACCATTGAGAAGGAACAGGCTGAAATCAACGCTTATAAGGATGAGATTGCCTCCTTAAAAACCCGCCTGACCCAGAAGGAAGAGCGTCTGGACGAGCGCAAGGACAAGATTCTAAAAAATGCCACCGAGGAAGCCCAGCGCATCCTTCGGGAAGCCAAGGAAACAGCGGACCAGACCATAAAGCAGATTAACAAGCTGGCCGCCAGCTCAGGCGTGGGCAAGGAACTGGAAGCTGAACGTGCCAGACTCAGGGACCAGCTGAAGAAAACAAATGAGAAGCTGGCTGTGAAACCCAAGGGACCCAGCCAGCCCATTTCACCAAAGAAACTGAAAATAGGAGACGGCGTCAAAGTTCTGTCCATGAACCTTAAAGGCACTGTAAGCACGCTTCCCAATGCCAGGGGCGATTTATATGTCCAGATGGGTATTCTCCGCTCCCTGGTGAATATCCGTGACTTGGAGCTTCTGAATGAAAAGGACATAAGCGCCACACTGGGCGACGGAAGCTCCATAAGCTATGGCGGAAAGACTGCCAGGGGCAAGGGAAGCGGCAGCAGCCAGATTAAGATGTCCAAATCCTCCACCGTGTCCGCTGAAGTCAACCTCATAGGTATGACAGTGGACGAGGCAGTGCCTGCCATGGAAAAATATCTGGACGACGCCTATCTGGCCCATCTCCAGACAGTGCGCGTGGTCCATGGCCGGGGAACCGGAGCCCTTAAGAACGCGGTGCACAAGCGCCTGCGTCAGCTCAAATATGTAAAGGAATTCCGTCTGGGCCAGTTTGGTGAAGGCGATTCAGGCGTAACCGTTGTGACATTTAAGTAG
- a CDS encoding response regulator transcription factor produces the protein MAEKQRILIVDDDANIAELISLYLMKECYETMIVGDGEEALKVFPEFKPNLVLLDLMLPGIDGYQVCRELRASSQVPVIMLSAKGEIFDKVLGLELGADDYMIKPFDSKELVARVKAVLRRYQAAPAPAPSSTEQQGEYVEYPDLIVNLTNYSVIYMGHSVEMPPKELELLYFLAASPNQVFTREQLLDHIWGYEYIGDTRTVDVHIKRLREKIKDHNSWAITTVWGIGYKFEVKR, from the coding sequence ATGGCAGAGAAGCAGAGGATTCTGATTGTGGATGATGATGCAAATATTGCAGAATTAATCTCCCTCTACCTGATGAAAGAGTGTTATGAGACAATGATTGTGGGGGACGGCGAGGAAGCCCTTAAGGTATTTCCGGAATTCAAGCCCAACCTGGTACTGCTGGACCTGATGCTTCCCGGTATAGACGGTTATCAGGTCTGCAGGGAGCTGCGCGCTTCCTCCCAGGTACCGGTCATAATGTTGTCCGCTAAGGGAGAGATTTTCGACAAGGTACTGGGACTGGAGCTGGGGGCTGATGATTATATGATAAAACCCTTTGATTCCAAGGAACTGGTAGCCCGCGTCAAGGCAGTGCTGCGCCGTTACCAGGCAGCCCCGGCCCCGGCTCCATCGTCCACCGAGCAGCAGGGCGAATACGTGGAGTACCCGGACCTGATTGTGAACCTTACCAATTATTCCGTAATCTATATGGGCCACTCCGTGGAAATGCCGCCAAAGGAGCTGGAGCTTCTGTATTTTCTGGCGGCTTCCCCCAACCAGGTATTTACCAGGGAACAGCTTCTGGACCATATCTGGGGCTATGAATACATTGGGGATACACGCACCGTGGATGTACATATCAAGCGTCTGCGGGAAAAGATAAAGGATCACAACAGCTGGGCCATCACCACGGTCTGGGGAATAGGCTATAAATTCGAGGTGAAACGATGA
- a CDS encoding HAMP domain-containing sensor histidine kinase, producing MTRSLYSKFILGYLIFGLLGFIAIATFSSKMTRDYLVQSKADALYDEANIIASSCSTMYQGKRLDSEEVSTQIRALSHYLKAEIWVVNRQGTVVMDSLGGSRVQSSIDGFDPASIGNRSYTIGDYYGMFNGNVLSVSAPITGNYNTYGYVLIHLPISEINQSQNGILSILYITSAVLFGLSLIILLVFTQTVYLPLRKITVGANEYAAGNLDYRINVKTHDEMGYLSDTLNYMSDELNKMEEYQKNFIANVSHDFRSPLTSIKGYLEAILDGTIPAEMYEKYLSRVISETERLHKLTESMLTLNSLDAKGYLSRTNFDINRVIKDTAASFEGTCESKNVSFDLTFSDDIQMVFADLGKIQQVMYNLIDNAIKFSHHDSTIYIQASGRYEKIFVSVKDTGIGIPKDSLKKIWERFYKTDLSRGKDKKGTGLGLSIVKEIIQAHGENIDVVSTEGVGTEFIFSLPRSTSL from the coding sequence ATGACCCGTTCTCTTTATTCCAAATTCATACTGGGATATCTGATTTTCGGTCTGCTGGGCTTTATCGCCATTGCCACATTTTCATCAAAAATGACCCGTGACTATCTGGTCCAGAGTAAGGCGGACGCGCTGTATGACGAGGCAAATATCATCGCCTCGTCATGCAGCACCATGTATCAGGGAAAACGGCTGGATTCCGAGGAGGTTTCCACCCAGATACGGGCCTTGTCCCACTACCTGAAGGCCGAGATATGGGTGGTCAACCGTCAGGGCACCGTGGTTATGGACAGCCTGGGCGGTTCGCGGGTCCAGTCCTCCATAGACGGTTTTGACCCGGCATCCATCGGGAACCGGTCCTATACCATAGGGGATTACTATGGGATGTTTAACGGAAACGTGCTCAGTGTGTCAGCTCCCATCACAGGGAATTACAACACCTACGGCTACGTGCTGATTCACCTTCCCATCAGCGAAATCAACCAGTCCCAGAACGGCATCTTAAGCATACTTTACATCACATCCGCTGTCCTGTTCGGCCTGTCCCTTATTATCCTTCTGGTATTCACGCAGACCGTGTATCTGCCCCTTCGCAAGATTACAGTGGGCGCCAATGAATACGCGGCCGGTAACCTGGATTACCGAATCAATGTCAAAACCCACGATGAGATGGGTTATCTCTCCGACACCCTGAATTATATGTCCGACGAGCTGAATAAGATGGAGGAATACCAGAAGAATTTCATAGCCAATGTATCCCATGATTTCCGCTCTCCCCTGACTTCCATCAAGGGCTATCTGGAAGCCATTCTGGACGGCACCATACCGGCTGAGATGTATGAAAAATACCTGTCCAGGGTCATATCCGAGACAGAGCGCCTTCACAAGCTGACAGAAAGCATGCTTACCCTGAACTCTCTGGATGCCAAGGGCTATCTCTCCAGGACCAATTTTGATATCAACCGTGTTATAAAGGATACGGCGGCCTCCTTTGAGGGCACCTGCGAGTCTAAGAACGTAAGCTTTGATCTTACCTTCTCGGATGACATCCAGATGGTTTTTGCCGACCTTGGAAAAATACAGCAGGTCATGTACAATCTCATTGACAATGCCATCAAGTTCAGCCACCACGATTCCACCATCTACATCCAGGCATCGGGACGGTATGAAAAGATATTTGTATCGGTCAAGGACACAGGCATCGGCATACCCAAGGACAGCTTAAAGAAAATCTGGGAACGTTTTTACAAGACCGACCTGTCCCGGGGCAAGGACAAGAAGGGCACCGGCCTGGGCCTGTCCATAGTAAAGGAAATCATACAGGCACACGGCGAAAACATTGACGTGGTCAGCACAGAAGGCGTGGGAACCGAGTTCATTTTTTCACTGCCCCGTTCCACCAGCCTTTAG
- a CDS encoding ROK family glucokinase has translation MGMKCIGVDVGGTSVKIGLFEITGELLDKWEVRTRKEEGGKYILPDVARSIRDKMEEMGLSLKTDLAGIGLGVPGPVMPDGFVEVCVNLGWRRMNPQEELSNLLDGATVKSGNDANVAALGEMWQGGGKGYKDLVMITLGTGVGGGVIIDEKIIAGRHGLGGEIGHIHVRDEEWEHCNCGGVGCVEQICSATGIAREARRKMEASDKPSVLREHGGNVTAKDVLDAAKAGDELANEVMDVVGRYLGLALSMAVMIVDPEIFVIGGGVSKAGQFLIDVVQKHYDYFTPISKYKGKLGLATLGNDAGIYGAARLVL, from the coding sequence ATGGGGATGAAATGTATCGGAGTAGATGTCGGAGGAACTTCGGTAAAAATCGGACTTTTTGAGATTACGGGAGAGCTTTTGGACAAGTGGGAAGTAAGGACCCGTAAAGAGGAGGGCGGAAAGTATATCCTTCCTGATGTGGCTCGGTCCATCCGTGATAAGATGGAGGAAATGGGCCTGAGCCTTAAGACGGACCTGGCCGGAATCGGGCTGGGAGTTCCCGGGCCGGTTATGCCGGATGGATTCGTGGAGGTATGTGTGAACCTGGGGTGGCGCCGGATGAATCCCCAGGAGGAGCTCAGCAATCTGCTGGACGGAGCCACTGTAAAGAGCGGAAATGACGCCAACGTGGCCGCCCTGGGAGAGATGTGGCAGGGCGGAGGCAAGGGATATAAGGATTTGGTCATGATTACCCTGGGAACCGGTGTGGGTGGCGGTGTCATTATTGATGAGAAAATCATTGCCGGCCGTCACGGCCTTGGCGGTGAGATTGGCCACATCCACGTAAGGGATGAGGAATGGGAGCACTGCAACTGCGGCGGAGTGGGCTGCGTGGAGCAGATTTGTTCGGCCACAGGCATTGCCAGGGAGGCCAGAAGGAAGATGGAAGCCAGCGATAAGCCCTCGGTTCTGCGGGAGCATGGCGGGAACGTCACAGCCAAGGATGTGCTGGACGCGGCCAAGGCAGGGGATGAGCTGGCCAATGAAGTGATGGATGTGGTGGGACGCTACCTGGGACTGGCTTTATCCATGGCCGTCATGATAGTTGACCCGGAAATTTTCGTTATAGGCGGAGGCGTATCCAAGGCAGGACAGTTCCTGATTGATGTTGTCCAGAAGCATTATGATTATTTTACCCCCATATCCAAATACAAGGGGAAGCTGGGACTTGCCACCCTGGGAAATGACGCAGGTATATACGGGGCCGCAAGGCTGGTACTGTAG
- a CDS encoding DUF5711 family protein, with translation MGSTNSMSRENKKKQLKRQIVPSGSPFQEEEDSREIVHKAHRRVVRKRLIILAVLAALAAIAALVLSRYERYHTFTDYQTVWERDLVAEAQEAAAQGEGSFCGYRDFGDGVLKYTKDGAAYLDAKGKVVWVQSYEMRSPVVSVNGDFAAIGDQQGNSIYICDQNGTQGQATTLLPILRVTVSAKGVVAALQEDSKASYIYLYKRDGSPLDIMVKSLLSGDGYPVDLSLSPNGTQLITSYMYLDQGMIKCKIVFYNFGLGKNDPNRVVGIFFPKDLGDAMAGRVRFLDESHSVIFADKGIQFFSTRVETSPELVSQIPIEENIRSISYAQDKVGIVTDNVEGGDPYRLRIYDREGSPVFEKSFNYQYTGFDIDGDLILLYNDSSCKVYNMTGTEKYNGTFDFTVSKVSAGRFPGTLLVMGPQKMTEIKLQ, from the coding sequence ATGGGCAGTACCAATTCAATGAGCCGTGAAAATAAAAAAAAGCAGCTGAAACGTCAAATCGTACCTTCCGGCAGTCCCTTCCAGGAAGAGGAGGACAGCCGGGAAATCGTGCACAAGGCGCATCGGCGCGTAGTCAGGAAGCGCCTGATTATTCTGGCAGTGCTTGCTGCCCTGGCAGCCATAGCAGCCCTGGTGCTGTCCCGCTATGAACGCTACCACACCTTTACGGATTATCAGACGGTTTGGGAGCGGGATCTGGTGGCTGAGGCCCAGGAAGCCGCTGCCCAGGGTGAAGGAAGCTTCTGCGGGTACAGAGATTTTGGGGACGGAGTTCTCAAATATACAAAGGACGGGGCTGCCTATCTGGACGCCAAGGGCAAGGTGGTATGGGTACAGAGCTATGAAATGAGGTCTCCCGTTGTATCGGTCAACGGCGATTTTGCGGCTATTGGCGACCAGCAGGGCAACAGCATCTACATATGCGATCAAAACGGGACCCAGGGGCAGGCTACCACGCTGCTGCCCATATTGAGGGTCACGGTGTCTGCCAAGGGCGTGGTGGCCGCCCTTCAGGAGGATTCCAAGGCGAGCTATATCTATTTATATAAAAGGGATGGAAGCCCTCTGGACATCATGGTGAAGTCTCTGCTGTCAGGTGACGGGTATCCGGTGGACTTAAGTCTTTCGCCCAATGGCACGCAGCTTATCACATCCTATATGTATCTGGACCAGGGTATGATAAAATGCAAGATTGTGTTTTACAATTTCGGACTGGGCAAGAATGATCCCAACCGTGTTGTGGGTATATTCTTTCCCAAAGACCTGGGAGATGCCATGGCGGGCAGGGTCAGGTTTCTGGATGAGAGCCATTCCGTCATATTCGCGGATAAGGGAATACAGTTCTTTTCAACCAGGGTGGAAACATCGCCGGAGCTGGTGAGCCAGATTCCCATAGAGGAGAATATAAGAAGCATCAGCTATGCTCAGGACAAGGTTGGCATTGTTACGGATAATGTGGAAGGCGGAGATCCGTACAGACTGAGGATTTATGACAGGGAGGGAAGCCCTGTTTTTGAAAAGTCCTTTAACTACCAGTATACCGGTTTTGATATTGACGGTGATTTGATTCTTTTGTATAATGACAGTTCCTGCAAGGTTTACAACATGACAGGTACGGAGAAATACAACGGAACATTTGACTTTACGGTCAGCAAGGTATCCGCAGGAAGGTTCCCGGGAACCCTTCTTGTCATGGGACCGCAGAAAATGACGGAAATTAAGCTGCAGTGA